One segment of Pelecanus crispus isolate bPelCri1 chromosome 2, bPelCri1.pri, whole genome shotgun sequence DNA contains the following:
- the WDR86 gene encoding WD repeat-containing protein 86 isoform X1, with translation MGNSGSAVKVCTDHQGGINWLSLSPDGQRLLTGSEDGTARLWSTADSQCHGHFQGHESYITFCHLENEAAFTCSADHTIRKWDVMTGQCLAIYRGHTSIVNRILVAKDYLFSGSYDRTARCWSVDKEKQIQEFRGHRNCVLTLAHYSSRDVLEEEEEEEEEEEKVSRDLLVTGSTDCTVKVWWVSSGRCYQTLLGHTGAVLCLILDAPNRELFSGSTDYTIRTWNIVTGEQLKVFKEHQGSVICLELVNRHLYSGSADRTVKCWLVDTGERIQTYKAHKHSVSTLKYHAGILFTGSGDACARAFNSKSGVLQKIFRGHKFIINCIQIHNELLYTASHDGTLRIWDIRGICKRNKRRLKKERSAQGRSSQKGSLPRLFNNKVGCMVQQENGEHEAVELM, from the exons ATGGGGAACAGTGGCTCGGCGGTGAAGGTCTGCACGGATCACCAAGGAGGCATCAACTGGCTGAGCCTGAGCCCGGACGGGCAGCGCCTGCTCACGGGTAGCGAGGATGGCACTGCGCGGCTCTGGAGCACTGCCGACAGCCAGTGCCATGGCCACTTCCAAG GACATGAAAGTTACATCACCTTTTGCCACTTGGAAAACGAGGCTGCCTTCACGTGTAGCGCAGATCATACCATTCGAAAGTGGGATGTGATGACAGGTCAGTGCCTGGCCATTTACCGAGGACACACATCAATTGTTAACAG GATCCTGGTTGCCAAAGACTATCTCTTCAGCGGCTCCTATGACAGGACAGCCCGCTGTTGGAGTGTggacaaagagaaacaaatccaGGAATTCCGGGGCCATCGGAACTGTGTCCTGACTCTAGCTCACTATTCCTCCAGGGATGTTcttgaagaagaggaggaggaagaggaggaggaggagaaagtgaGCAGAGACCTTCTGGTGACAGGTAGCACAGACTGCACTGTTAAGGTCTGGTGGGTGTCCAGTGGGCGCTGTTACCAGACTCTGCTGGGACACACCGGGGCTGTCTTATGCCTTATACTTGACGCACCAAACAGGGAGCTGTTTTCTGGCAGCACGGATTATACCATTCGAACATGGAATATTGTCACTGGTGAGCAGCTGAAAGTGTTCAAAGAGCATCAAGGATCAGTAATTTGTCTAGAG cTAGTGAATCGGCACTTGTATTCAGGAAGCGCGGACAGGACAGTGAAGTGCTGGTTAGTAGACACTGGGGAGCGAATCCAAACGTACAAGGCTCACAAACACAGCGTTAGCACTTTGAAATACCACGCTGGGATCT TGTTCACAGGAAGTGGTGATGCCTGTGCAAGAGCTTTCAATTCCAAGAGTGGTGTCCTGCAGAAGATCTTTCGAGGGCACAAGTTCATCATCAACTGCATCCAG ATCCACAACGAGCTGCTCTACACAGCTTCCCATGACGGCACACTAAGGATTTGGGATATCCGGGGAATATGCAAGAGAAATAAGCGGCGTTTGAAGAAGGAGAGGTCTGCCCAGGGCAGGAGCTCTCAGAAGGGAAGTCTGCCTCGTCTCTTCAACAATAAAGTCGGCTGTATGGTACAGCAAGAAAATGGGGAACACGAGGCCGTTGAACTAATGTGA
- the WDR86 gene encoding WD repeat-containing protein 86 isoform X2, with protein MGNSGSAVKVCTDHQGGINWLSLSPDGQRLLTGSEDGTARLWSTADSQCHGHFQGHESYITFCHLENEAAFTCSADHTIRKWDVMTGQCLAIYRGHTSIVNRDVLEEEEEEEEEEEKVSRDLLVTGSTDCTVKVWWVSSGRCYQTLLGHTGAVLCLILDAPNRELFSGSTDYTIRTWNIVTGEQLKVFKEHQGSVICLELVNRHLYSGSADRTVKCWLVDTGERIQTYKAHKHSVSTLKYHAGILFTGSGDACARAFNSKSGVLQKIFRGHKFIINCIQIHNELLYTASHDGTLRIWDIRGICKRNKRRLKKERSAQGRSSQKGSLPRLFNNKVGCMVQQENGEHEAVELM; from the exons ATGGGGAACAGTGGCTCGGCGGTGAAGGTCTGCACGGATCACCAAGGAGGCATCAACTGGCTGAGCCTGAGCCCGGACGGGCAGCGCCTGCTCACGGGTAGCGAGGATGGCACTGCGCGGCTCTGGAGCACTGCCGACAGCCAGTGCCATGGCCACTTCCAAG GACATGAAAGTTACATCACCTTTTGCCACTTGGAAAACGAGGCTGCCTTCACGTGTAGCGCAGATCATACCATTCGAAAGTGGGATGTGATGACAGGTCAGTGCCTGGCCATTTACCGAGGACACACATCAATTGTTAACAG GGATGTTcttgaagaagaggaggaggaagaggaggaggaggagaaagtgaGCAGAGACCTTCTGGTGACAGGTAGCACAGACTGCACTGTTAAGGTCTGGTGGGTGTCCAGTGGGCGCTGTTACCAGACTCTGCTGGGACACACCGGGGCTGTCTTATGCCTTATACTTGACGCACCAAACAGGGAGCTGTTTTCTGGCAGCACGGATTATACCATTCGAACATGGAATATTGTCACTGGTGAGCAGCTGAAAGTGTTCAAAGAGCATCAAGGATCAGTAATTTGTCTAGAG cTAGTGAATCGGCACTTGTATTCAGGAAGCGCGGACAGGACAGTGAAGTGCTGGTTAGTAGACACTGGGGAGCGAATCCAAACGTACAAGGCTCACAAACACAGCGTTAGCACTTTGAAATACCACGCTGGGATCT TGTTCACAGGAAGTGGTGATGCCTGTGCAAGAGCTTTCAATTCCAAGAGTGGTGTCCTGCAGAAGATCTTTCGAGGGCACAAGTTCATCATCAACTGCATCCAG ATCCACAACGAGCTGCTCTACACAGCTTCCCATGACGGCACACTAAGGATTTGGGATATCCGGGGAATATGCAAGAGAAATAAGCGGCGTTTGAAGAAGGAGAGGTCTGCCCAGGGCAGGAGCTCTCAGAAGGGAAGTCTGCCTCGTCTCTTCAACAATAAAGTCGGCTGTATGGTACAGCAAGAAAATGGGGAACACGAGGCCGTTGAACTAATGTGA